In Fusarium oxysporum Fo47 chromosome VII, complete sequence, the following proteins share a genomic window:
- a CDS encoding uncharacterized protein (expressed protein), with protein MKLSSLLTFTTIAIAGTDAWSFTVWTGKDQHGKKRHYHSSVGDNDCYNFDKAITSKGVGSFEFCSFIWTRCSVSIHSDIGCRGKKLGSATAADKGDLWPTKWSKNTSKEAKKMKSFRIQGCKDIPVTGGNLDIASCK; from the coding sequence ATGAAGCTCTCTTCCCTCCTTACTTTCACCACAATTGCCATCGCCGGCACAGACGCATGGAGCTTTACAGTCTGGACCGGAAAAGACCAGCACGGAAAGAAACGCCACTACCACAGCAGTGTCGGAGATAACGACTGCTACAATTTCGACAAGGCCATCACTTCGAAGGGCGTTGGTTCTTTCGAGTTCTGCAGCTTCATTTGGACCCGTTGCTCCGTCTCAATCCATAGCGACATTGGCTGTCGGGGCAAGAAGCTTGGGTCCGCGACGGCCGCTGACAAAGGCGACTTATGGCCCACAAAGTGGTCGAAGAATACCAGCAAAGAAGCGAAGAAAATGAAGAGTTTCAGGATTCAGGGTTGCAAGGATATTCCTGTCACGGGAGGCAACTTGGATATCGCCAGCTGTAAATAA